One genomic window of Medicago truncatula cultivar Jemalong A17 chromosome 1, MtrunA17r5.0-ANR, whole genome shotgun sequence includes the following:
- the LOC120578287 gene encoding uncharacterized protein: protein MAICENQDIAECRKFVHTIYLAPQGNGNGYFIKNDILHIITHDHLVAHESKPVAPITSKDIDPRFYSDSENVRTIKVSKKGERHSVTGPFCYSKSTYCLKNSNCTGRGIFLKSSGVANADENMDALDIEEPVAVQEEFSQSDTPTTPTLTGRGGGNNTKERDSGGRDKENMDALDIITHHHQVPHELKPVAPLTSKDIDPGFHSEHPPPVMDNGNLDESAVKMFEGLMSQKVNDIEFPTLQQQQLQPQKKQRGRYDLQIQPDVREIPPAQDEASSSISSSVANVDDPTPENMDAVQEEPPQIPDGSDLQKQPIVSETLTAQEEASSSSVANADVTTPENMAVQEEPPQIPDVPNAEAGAIIQGGRGRSRRRKTLETIGKLPNVTAMIIQLSLVHNWNMF from the exons ATGGC GATTTGTGAAAATCAAGATATTGCAGAATGTCGCAAGTTTGTTCACACCATCTATCTTGCTCCACAAGGAAATGGTAATGGTTATTTTATAAAGAATGATATTCTTCATATCATTACCCATGATCATCTTGTAGCACATGAATCAAAACCAGTAGCCCCAATAACATCCAAAGATATTGATCCTCGATTTTATTCCGA CAGTGAAAATGTTAGAACTATTAAAGTCTCTAAGAAAGGAGAACGACATTCGGTTACTGGGCCGTTCTGCTATTCAAAATCAACCTATTGTCTCAAAAACTCCAACTGCACAGGAAGAGGCATCTTCCTCAAATCATCAGGTGTTGCTAATGCTGATGAAAACATGGATGCTCTTGATATAGAAGAACCTGTGGCTGTTCAAGAGGAGTTTTCACAG TCAGATACGCCTACAACACCAACATTGACAGGCAGAGGCGGGGGCAATAATACAAAGGAACGTGATTCTGGTGGCAGGGATAAGGAAAACATGGATGCTCTTGATATCATTACTCATCATCATCAAGTACCACATGAATTAAAACCAGTAGCCCCACTAACATCCAAAGATATTGATCCTGGATTTCATTCCGAGCATCCACCACCAG ttATGGACAATGGTAATTTGGATGAGTCAGCGGTGAAAATGTTTGAAGGGTTAATGTCTCAGAAGGTGAATGACATTGAGTTTCCAAcactgcaacaacaacaacttcaaccacaaaaaaaacaaaggggCCGTTATGATCTTCAAATTCAACCTGATGTCAGGGAAATTCCACCTGCACAGGATGAGGCATCTTCGTCAATTTCATCAAGTGTTGCTAATGTTGATGATCCAACCCCAGAAAACATGGATGCTGTTCAGGAGGAGCCTCCTCAGATACCTGACGGTTCTGATCTTCAAAAGCAACCTATTGTCTCGGAAACTTTAACTGCACAGGAAGAGGCATCTTCATCAAGTGTTGCTAATGCTGATGTTACAACCCCAGAAAACATGGCTGTTCAGGAGGAGCCTCCTCAGATACCTGACGTTCCTAAT GCAGAGGCGGGGGCAATAATACAAGGGGGGCGTGGTAGATCAAGGAGACGAAAGACCTTAGAGACGATTGGGAAGCTTCCGAATGTTACAGCAATGATTATCCAGCTCAGCCTAGTTCACAATTggaatatgttttga
- the LOC112420829 gene encoding uncharacterized protein isoform X1: MYPRVKVRVTEQEDYVYPENDSGILAFLKLIESLHFEEEENQSKSQQSNSKNTKVCPQHIITRRFTPSTKGILKNSKQAGEIVPKENARASSVIRPRAVLSSPDNDELIGSIHDLNNNVSLTKRNKDARGTMRGHAKVLANQRQSSSKSKVHI, encoded by the exons A TGTATCCAAGAGTGAAAGTGAGGGTCACAGAGCAAGAAGACTATGTTTATCCTGAAAATGATAGTGGAATTTTGGCTTTTTTGAAGCTCATTGAGTCTTTACACTTTGAAG AAGAGGAAAATCAGAGTAAAAGTCAACAATCGAATTCCAAAAATACAAAGGTTTGTCCTCAACATATAATAACAAGAAGATTCACTCCTTCAACCAAAG GAATATTGAAGAATAGCAAACAAGCTGGTGAGATTGTTCCAAAAGAAAATGCAAGAGCTAGTTCTGTTATACGCCCACGTGCAGTCCTATCTAGTCCCG atAATGATGAATTAATTGGAAGTATACATGATCTGAACAACAATGTATCCTTAACTAAGAGAAATAAAGATGCAAGAGGGACCATGAGAGGTCATGCCAAGGTTTTGGCTAATCAAAGGCAAAGCTCCTCCAAAAGCAAAGTGCACATTTGA
- the LOC112420829 gene encoding uncharacterized protein isoform X2: MYPRVKVRVTEQEDYVYPENDSGILAFLKLIESLHFEEENQSKSQQSNSKNTKVCPQHIITRRFTPSTKGILKNSKQAGEIVPKENARASSVIRPRAVLSSPDNDELIGSIHDLNNNVSLTKRNKDARGTMRGHAKVLANQRQSSSKSKVHI, encoded by the exons A TGTATCCAAGAGTGAAAGTGAGGGTCACAGAGCAAGAAGACTATGTTTATCCTGAAAATGATAGTGGAATTTTGGCTTTTTTGAAGCTCATTGAGTCTTTACACTTTGAAG AGGAAAATCAGAGTAAAAGTCAACAATCGAATTCCAAAAATACAAAGGTTTGTCCTCAACATATAATAACAAGAAGATTCACTCCTTCAACCAAAG GAATATTGAAGAATAGCAAACAAGCTGGTGAGATTGTTCCAAAAGAAAATGCAAGAGCTAGTTCTGTTATACGCCCACGTGCAGTCCTATCTAGTCCCG atAATGATGAATTAATTGGAAGTATACATGATCTGAACAACAATGTATCCTTAACTAAGAGAAATAAAGATGCAAGAGGGACCATGAGAGGTCATGCCAAGGTTTTGGCTAATCAAAGGCAAAGCTCCTCCAAAAGCAAAGTGCACATTTGA
- the LOC120578288 gene encoding uncharacterized protein: protein MDSIFQELKTHFPDKPITKDKIKDHMKNIKAKFNPCYDVFKNGLSGFAWNAETNMWIAEDEVWESLIKTKPVAAEWKNKPIMFYDKLATLFGKDRATGDDEDTGFEMRAKKAASAKKNYGPTIEDIDHLVETNEVTLEGFEVDEEFDPNGSPKRPSIRKPQDVPSSRNKKRARKVDEDETSMSEIAKTFKKMAEMFELNTAELVKQNKSSSAEDVWANLVEIGVEEASLPCVYMHLVQHPEALKAFNGIPVDKRKEMLPYIVPNYP from the exons ATGGATAGTATTTTTCAAGAGCTGAAAACTCACTTTCCAGACAAGCCAATTACTAAAGACAAGATTAAAGATCACATGAAAAATATCAAAGCAAAGTTCAATCCTTGTTATGATGTTTTCAAGAATGGTCTGAGTGGGTTTGCATGGAATGCAGAGACAAATATGTGGATTGCTGAAGATGAAGTCTGGGAAAGTCTAATTAAG ACAAAACCCGTAGCTGCTGAGTGGAAAAATAAGCCTATTATGTTTTATGATAAACTAGCAACTCTTTTTGGGAAAGATCGAGCAACAGGAGATGATGAAGATACAGGATTTGAAATGAGAGCAAAAAAAGCTGCTagtgctaaaaaaaattacggtCCAACCATTGAGGATATAGACCATTTGGTTGAAACCAATGAAGTTACTTTGGAGGGATTTGAAGTTGATGAAGAATTTGATCCCAATGGTTCTCCTAAAAGACCTTCTATTAGGAAGCCTCAAGATGTACCATCATCTAGGAATAAGAAACGTGCAAGAAAGGTGGATGAAGATGAGACAAGCATGAGCGAAATTGCTAAGACTTTTAAGAAAATGGCTGAGATGTTTGAACTGAACACTGCAGAGTTGGTCAAACAAAATAAGAGTTCTAGTGCTGAAGATGTTTGGGCTAACTTGGTCGAGATTGGTGTTGAAGAAGCATCCTTGCCTTGTGTCTACATGCACCTTGTTCAACATCCAGAAGCATTGAAAGCTTTTAATGGAATTCCAGTTGATAAGCGTAAGGAAATGTTACCTTACATTGTGCCGAACTATCCTTGA
- the LOC112419375 gene encoding protein ALP1-like, which produces MSPKAFVNLCTLLRDHGGLTHTRRASIEEQVAKFLHTVGHNVRNRVLSFFFRRLGETISRHFHRVLDALIELEDKFLKQPDGTQVPPEIRNNNRFYPYFKDCIGAIDCTHIRVKVPTELAPRYRGRKDYPTQNVLAACTFDLKFTYVLVGWEGTTSDSRIVKSALTRRYPLKVPQGKYYLADAGFPLKACLITPYRGERYHLQEYSRNPPRNPRELFNNRHSSLRMSIECAFGVLKKRFPILQTSTEPTFGIKTQNKIIVACCILHNYLMTEDPNQNLIDEVRHELTNESGLQEGHQAQRENNDDTARGELVRADVTGSMWIAY; this is translated from the exons ATGAGTCCCAAAGCTTTCGTAAACTTGTGTACCTTATTACGAGATCACGGTGGGCTTACACATACACGAAGAGCATCTATCGAGGAACAAGTTGCCAAATTTCTTCACACAGTCGGACATAACGTCAGAAATCGTGTGTTGTCCTTCTTCTTTAGACGCTTAGGTGAAACAATTAGTCGTCATTTTCATAGAGTATTAGATGCTTTGATAGAATTGGAAGACAAATTTTTGAAACAACCTGATGGAACACAAGTGCCTCCAGAGATACGTAACAACAATAGGTTCTACCCATATTTCAAG GATTGTATCGGAGCAATTGACTGTACACATATACGTGTCAAAGTTCCAACAGAACTTGCACCTAGATACCGTGGTAGAAAAGATTACCCTACACAAAATGTACTCGCTGCGTGCACATTTGACTTGAAATTTACATATGTCTTGGTTGGATGGGAAGGAACAACATCAGACTCAAGAATAGTAAAGAGTGCTTTGACACGTCGGTATCCTCTTAAAGTCCCGCAAG GAAAATATTATCTTGCTGATGCGGGGTTTCCTTTAAAGGCATGTCTCATCACACCTTATAGGGGAGAACGTTACCACTTACAAGAATATTCTAGAAATCCACCTCGAAACCCTCGCGAGTTGTTCAACAATCGACATTCATCGTTAAGAATGTCTATTGAATGTGCATTTGGAGTGTTGAAGAAGAGATTTCCAATTCTGCAAACTTCAACTGAACCCACATTTGgaattaaaactcaaaataaaatcattgttGCTTGTTGCATCTTACACAATTATTTGATGACTGAAGACCCTAACCAGAATCTAATAGACGAGGTGCGTCACGAGCTCACAAATGAAAGCGGTTTGCAAGAGGGACATCAAGCTCAAAGAGAAAACAATGATGATACAGCTAGAGGAGAGCTAGTTAGAGCTGATGTTACTGGTTCAATGTGGATAGCTTACTAA
- the LOC25484212 gene encoding mitochondrial import receptor subunit TOM9-2, with protein MATVARRGGISLPAKPSDSWLTKISRTPAVTWTKETASSTSVVVGKLLKSTGKAAWIVGTTFVVLVVPLIIEMDREQQLNDLELQQASILGTPPN; from the coding sequence ATGGCGACTGTAGCTCGAAGAGGCGGTATCTCTCTACCTGCCAAACCATCTGATTCCTGGCTCACCAAGATCTCACGCACTCCCGCCGTCACCTGGACCAAGGAAACCGCCTCCAGTACCTCCGTCGTCGTCGGAAAACTCCTCAAAAGCACCGGTAAAGCTGCTTGGATCGTTGGAACCACCTTCGTTGTCCTCGTCGTTCCTCTCATCATCGAGATGGATCGAGAACAGCAGCTTAACGATCTTGAACTTCAGCAGGCTAGTATTCTTGGTACTCCTCCCAATTGA